From the genome of Impatiens glandulifera chromosome 9, dImpGla2.1, whole genome shotgun sequence, one region includes:
- the LOC124915188 gene encoding neurochondrin encodes MQPQEHQSSSESSPSLDDCLKLLKGERDEQRLAGLLLVTKLCDKDDHTSIRKVYDAIGDRFLDRLLRTGMGEGSANSNKSDNHDAYLQLAVMVLAVFCRVSDIASSKYMLSKVPLVLEIMSKGLGSCEECLEILFLVLSANEAALVTICESGGLRVLASNIYTLPEGTHSLELAIRLVRLIISMPLFDTVYNKYASDLAVMVAAIGKQLAELHSMLKFEALHILSAIVSSMYSESLHHALCSMKDDSWPGWIRQGVVAILQNRVAPTEKLRALILVEFTISIVGEQWFIGPTTLGSLQEPVPPNRCLLLVLESSRVEIAVLLNELAYLKYEVSQHSSSIEGFVSKKRNLAVVFSLVEKIIKFISNIAEEEGDVFDESTFSKIITGLNETMDVVLEYLKDAKEHGRSKGDELLASVRVLGSYLAETPLACKEKVEELLGYMLSVESEDESSPLYSVCFLLPMLCQITMNSYGCKILASSGAYKAVVEYLIKLIDCGEQVGDLNSIFLACDTVMNFLLKREEIQVTYADTCFIYLLRAMTRWAGNTADVSILMMASSICALILDLTSESILLESHEFNYSDLQSLSKLIAKSLAIWKQEKMVTGDAKLDVADLHQIITSGYSRWSNRFPHIRVAVES; translated from the exons ATGCAACCGCAAGAACATCAGTCATCATCAGAATCTTCCCCGTCGCTCGATGATTGCTTAAAGCTGTTAAAGGGCGAGAGAGACGAGCAACGCCTCGCTGGTCTTCTCCTCGTCACCAAGCTATGCGACAAGGATGATCACACTTCAATCCGGAAAGTATACGACGCCATTGGCGATCGATTTCTCGATAGGCTCTTGCGAACTG GAATGGGGGAAGGAAGTGCAAACTCAAATAAGAGCGATAATCATGATGCCTATTTACAACTGGCGGTTATGGTTCTTGCAGTATTTTGCCGTGTTTCTGATATAGCTTCTTCTAAATACATGCTCTCTAAGGTTCCACTTGTATTGGAGATTATGTCAAAGGG ATTGGGCTCCTGTGAGGAATGCCTTGAAATATTGTTTTTGGTATTATCTGCAAATGAAGCTGCTCTAGTAACAATATGTGAATCTGGAGGTctacgggtgctagcttcaaacaTATACACTCTGCCAGAGG GTACCCATTCATTAGAGCTAGCAATTAGACTTGTTCGGTTGATCATTAGCATGCCCCTTTTTGACACCGTTTACAACAAATACGCATCAGACCTTGCAGTAATG GTGGCAGCAATAGGGAAACAACTTGCCGAATTGCATAGCATGCTGAAATTTGAAGCACTTCATATACTATCTGCCATTGTCTCTTCAATGTATTCG GAATCCCTGCATCACGCTCTTTGCTCAATGAAAGATGACAGTTGGCCAGGCTGGATACGTCAAGGTGTTGTAGCAATTTTGCAGAATCGAGTTG CCCCTACTGAAAAGCTCCGTGCACTTATTTTGGTTGAGTTCACCATATCTATAGTTGGTGAACAGTGGTTTATTGGTCCAACGACCCTAGGATCTTTGCAAGAACCTGTTCCACCAAATAG GTGCTTATTGCTGGTTTTGGAGTCGTCAAGAGTTGAAATTGCTGTCCTATTAAATGAACTTGCCTACCTAAAATATGAAGTTTCCCAACATTCTTCTTCCATTGAGGGATTTGTCTCAAAGAAAAGAAATCTAGCTGTTGTCTTCTCTTTGGTTGAAAAGATAATCAAATTCATCTCAAACATTGCTGAGGAAGAAG GTGATGTCTTTGATGAAAGTACCTTCTCCAAGATAATCACGGGTCTAAATGAGACTATGGACGTGGTCCTAGAATACTTGAAAGATGCGAAG GAACATGGAAGATCCAAAGGAGATGAGCTTCTTGCCTCAGTGCGAGTGTTGGGAAG CTATCTTGCAGAAACTCCTCTTGCTTGTAAAGAAAAGGTCGAGGAACTCCTGGGTTACATGCTCTCAGTAGAATCTGAAGATGAATCAAG CCCGCTTTACTCAGTGTGTTTTTTGCTTCCGATGCTCTGCCAAATAACCATGAATTCTTATGGTTGTAAGATTCTAGCTTCTTCCGGAGCTTATAAAGCT GTTGTAGAGTACCTAATTAAATTGATTGATTGTGGAGAACAAGTGGGTGACCTCAATAGTATATTCCTGGCATGTGATACAGTGATGAATTTTCTTCTGAAG CGAGAAGAAATTCAAGTTACATATGCCGATACTTGTTTTATTTACCTTTTGAGAGCAATGACACGTTGGGCAG GGAATACAGCTGATGTATCTATTTTGATGATGGCTTCAAGTATTTGTGCCCTTATACTGGACTTGACTTCGGAGAGCATCCTTTTGGAAAGCCATGAGTTTAACTATAGTGATCTACAATCTCTGTCAAAGCTCATTGCAAAAAGTTTGGCCATATGGAAACAG GAGAAGATGGTTACTGGTGATGCTAAATTAGATGTTGCAGATCTTCATCAGATTATTACTTCAG GATATTCTCGTTGGTCGAATCGCTTCCCACATATTAGAGTGGCTGTTGAGTCATAA
- the LOC124915171 gene encoding RNA polymerase II subunit A C-terminal domain phosphatase SSU72, with protein MKLRFAMVCSSNQNRSMESHSLLKLEGFEVASYGTGTHVKLPGPSLREPNVYDFGTPYKQMFDDLRRKDSELYKRNGILPMLKRNSTVKLAPQRWQDNAADGPFDVVLTFEEKVFDNVIEDMNNRDHVLMKPVLIINLEIKDNHEEAAIGGRLAFSLCQELNETDMWEESIDEIVANFERKHRKKLLYSVSFY; from the exons ATGAAGCTTCGATTCGCGATGGTATGTTCGTCGAACCAGAATAGAAGCATGGAATCCCATTCCCTTCTCAAATTAGAGGGTTTCGAGGTCGCCTCCTATGGAACTGGTACGCACGTCAAACTCCCCGGACCTTCTCTTAGAGAGCCAAATGTCTACGATTTCGGAACTCCTTATAAGCAAATGTTCGACGACCTCCGCCGCAAAGACTCCGAACT ATATAAGCGTAATGGAATATTGCCAATGTTAAAGAGAAATTCAACTGTGAAGCTTGCACCTCAACGGTGGCAGGACAATGCAGCTGATGGTCCATTTGATGTTGTTTTAACATTTGAAGAAAAGGTCTTTGACAATGTGATTGAAG ATATGAACAATCGAGATCATGTTCTAATGAAACCGGTGTTGATAATAAATCTGGAAATAAAAGATAATCATGAGGAGGCAGCAATTGGAGGTCGACTTGCTTTTTCTTTGTGCCAAGAG CTTAATGAAACTGACATGTGGGAGGAGTCAATCGATGAAATTGTGGCCAATTTTGAGAGAAAACACAGGAAGAAGCTCTTATACAGTGTATCTTTCTATTGA